A genomic region of [Eubacterium] eligens ATCC 27750 contains the following coding sequences:
- a CDS encoding ABC transporter permease, with product MKHLKEMYEYREMIFSLVKKDLRGRYKGSVLGFMWTFINPLLQLLVFTLVFSIIMRANYEQYYLFLFVALVPWMFFGSSVQDGSTCIMRESNMVKKIYFPREVIPISTVTSAFINMILTFVVVFIVLLISGRGINPVALLYLPVVMIVEYILCLGIGLIVSALTVYLRDLQYILGIVVMALQYMTPVMYGADMVENANVPQILKTIFNLNPMTPIINIYRQILYYKEIPDLSTLLVAIITGVVFVILGAIIFRRLQRGFAEEF from the coding sequence ATGAAACATTTAAAGGAAATGTATGAATACAGAGAAATGATATTTTCTCTGGTAAAGAAAGATTTACGTGGAAGATACAAGGGCTCTGTGCTCGGATTTATGTGGACATTTATTAACCCGTTGTTACAGCTTTTAGTGTTTACACTGGTTTTCTCAATAATTATGAGAGCCAATTATGAGCAATATTATCTGTTCCTTTTCGTAGCGCTTGTACCATGGATGTTTTTCGGCTCAAGTGTTCAGGATGGTTCAACATGTATAATGCGTGAATCTAACATGGTTAAGAAAATATATTTTCCAAGAGAGGTTATTCCAATATCTACAGTAACAAGTGCATTCATTAATATGATTCTTACATTTGTTGTTGTGTTTATCGTTCTTCTTATCTCAGGAAGAGGAATTAATCCGGTTGCATTATTATATCTTCCTGTTGTAATGATTGTTGAATATATATTATGTCTTGGAATTGGACTTATAGTTTCTGCACTTACTGTTTATTTAAGAGATTTACAGTACATTCTTGGAATTGTAGTTATGGCATTACAGTATATGACACCAGTTATGTATGGCGCTGATATGGTAGAGAATGCTAATGTTCCACAGATATTAAAGACAATATTTAACTTAAATCCAATGACACCAATAATCAATATATACAGACAGATTCTTTACTATAAGGAAATTCCAGATTTGTCTACATTATTGGTTGCTATTATAACAGGCGTTGTTTTTGTTATTCTGGGAGCAATTATATTCAGAAGACTTCAGCGCGGATTCGCAGAAGAGTTTTAA
- a CDS encoding ABC transporter ATP-binding protein: protein MLNNENSIEVRNVSKSFKVYFDKGNELKEKMLFWKRNRYENRVVLNNISFTVKKGEAVGLIGRNGCGKSTTLKLLTKIIYPDSGSIEMCGRVSSLLELGAGFHPDMSGRENIYTNAAIFGLTKKEIDERLEDIIEFSELQQFIDNPVRTYSSGMYMRLAFSVAINVNADILLIDEILAVGDANFQAKCFNKLREIKANGTTIIIVSHALGQIEEICDKSIWIKDGQIEQEGDPREVDIAYLDYMNQERLSKDEQERARILRIEAEQRRLKKAEEENKEGGNDKRYGSFEARINDVILSCDDGNRTETLETGRKAVIEIDYSVETPVKEVHARYMIYRIDGQLCSGSSTKIDRLDAFDLEKDGKIVIEFDSMTLTRSQYWVDIVLEKADGTPIDYYKEAARFNVVSGIEDMGVARIEHTWKNC, encoded by the coding sequence ATGCTTAACAACGAGAATTCAATCGAAGTAAGGAATGTATCCAAAAGCTTTAAAGTGTATTTTGATAAAGGCAATGAACTTAAAGAGAAAATGCTGTTCTGGAAGAGAAACAGATATGAAAACAGAGTTGTTCTTAATAATATAAGTTTTACAGTAAAGAAGGGTGAGGCAGTAGGTCTTATTGGAAGAAACGGCTGTGGTAAGAGTACAACACTTAAGCTGTTGACTAAGATTATATATCCAGACAGCGGTTCTATTGAAATGTGCGGAAGAGTTTCAAGTCTTCTTGAACTTGGAGCAGGATTCCACCCTGACATGAGTGGAAGAGAAAACATATACACTAATGCTGCGATATTTGGTCTTACTAAGAAAGAGATAGATGAAAGACTTGAGGATATTATCGAGTTTTCAGAATTACAACAGTTTATTGATAATCCTGTAAGAACATATTCATCAGGTATGTACATGAGACTTGCATTCTCAGTAGCTATTAATGTTAATGCAGATATCCTTCTTATTGATGAGATTCTTGCTGTAGGTGATGCGAATTTTCAGGCAAAATGTTTCAACAAGTTAAGAGAGATTAAGGCTAATGGAACAACTATTATTATTGTATCACATGCTCTTGGACAGATTGAAGAGATATGTGATAAGTCAATCTGGATTAAAGATGGACAGATTGAGCAGGAAGGTGATCCAAGAGAAGTTGACATTGCTTATCTTGATTATATGAATCAGGAAAGATTAAGCAAGGATGAGCAGGAAAGAGCCAGAATCTTAAGAATTGAAGCAGAGCAGAGAAGACTTAAGAAGGCTGAGGAAGAGAATAAAGAAGGTGGTAACGATAAGCGTTACGGAAGTTTCGAGGCAAGAATTAATGATGTTATCTTGTCTTGTGATGACGGCAATAGGACAGAAACTCTTGAAACAGGAAGAAAAGCCGTGATAGAGATAGATTATTCTGTTGAGACTCCGGTAAAAGAAGTTCATGCAAGATATATGATTTACAGAATTGATGGTCAGTTATGCAGCGGAAGCAGTACTAAGATAGACAGACTTGATGCATTTGACCTTGAGAAAGATGGAAAGATTGTTATTGAGTTTGACAGTATGACACTTACAAGAAGCCAGTACTGGGTTGA